A genomic segment from Salvia splendens isolate huo1 chromosome 13, SspV2, whole genome shotgun sequence encodes:
- the LOC121762960 gene encoding serine/threonine-protein kinase STY46-like → MAMEDIGSCGSRGEDQKPSAASRFQHKKAEVYNEVLRRLKEVGHLEAQEMDFDHQLWAHFNRLPPRYAMDVSLERAEDVLTHKRLLHLARDPVNRPTFDVRLVQVVPASDGNLGDIEHSSSPRKDGIHPPPAFGSSPNLEALALQACKSEVQDGDIGADVVAKFRRPMHEITFSTIDRPKLLSQLTSLLAEVGLNIQEAHAFSTVDGYSLDVFVVDGWPFEEVDQLRAALEKEVLKTEKRSWPNLESLPHLNEHQQIKIKCEYDQLTIPNDGTDVWEIDPQLLKFDSKVASGSYGDLYRGTYRSQDVAIKILKAERLNTELQQEFVQEVYIMRKIRHKNVVQFIGACTRPPNLCIVTEFMSGGSVYDFLHKQKGGFKLQGLLKVSIDVSKGMNFLHHNNIIHRDLKSANLLMDEKEVVKVGDFGVARVKAQTGVMTAETGTYRWMAPEVIEHKPYDHKADVFSFGVVVWELLTGKLPYEYLTPLQAAVAVVQRGLRPTIPRHTNEKLAELLERCWQRDPSLRPDFSDITQILLTIFKEVEKEGDGRKEKGGGFFSSLRRGHH, encoded by the exons ATGGCGATGGAAGATATAGGGAGTTGCGGAAGTAGGGGAGAGGATCAGAAACCGTCGGCGGCGAGCCGATTTCAGCACAAAAAGGCGGAGGTTTACAATGAGGTTTTGCGCCGGCTTAAGGAAGTCGGCCACTTGGAAGCTCAGGAAATGGATTTCGATCATCAGCTTTGGGCTCATTTCAATCGTCTTCCTCCTAG GTATGCGATGGATGTGAGCTTGGAGAGGGCGGAGGATGTTCTGACTCACAAGAGGCTCCTGCATCTGGCGCGTGATCCTGTTAATAGGCCCACTTTTGATGTCCGACTAGTGCAG GTGGTGCCTGCCTCAGATGGAAATTTAGGAGATATAGAACATTCAAGTTCTCCAAGAAAGGACGG CATCCATCCACCACCTGCCTTTGGATCTTCTCCGAATCTTGAGGCACTTGCACTTCAAGCATGTAAATCAGAAGTGCAAGATGGAGATATTGGTGCAGATGTTGTTGCAAAGTTTAGAAG GCCCATGCATGAGATTACTTTCTCTACAATTGACAGACCGAAGCTCCTCAGTCAG CTGACTTCTTTATTAGCTGAAGTTGGGCTCAACATTCAGGAAGCACACGCGTTTTCAACTGTGGATGGATATTCACTCGATGTCTTTGTTGTTGACGGCTGGCCTTTTGAG GAGGTTGATCAACTTCGGGCCGCACTTGAAAAAGAAGTTCTAAAGACTGAG AAAAGATCATGGCCCAATTTAGAGTCGTTGCCTCATCTCAATGAACATCAACAAATAAAGATCAAATGTGAATATGATCAACTGACAATACCCAATGATGGTACTGATGTCTGGGAAATCGATCCTCAACTTCTGAAATTCGACTCCAAAGTAGCTTCAGGATCATATGGTGATTT ATACCGAGGTACTTACCGTAGTCAGGATGTTGCGATAAAGATTCTCAAGGCTGAGCGCTTAAATACAGAACTCCAACAAGAATTTGTACAAGAAGTGTATATAATGAG AAAAATTCGTCACAAAAATGTGGTTCAATTTATAGGGGCATGCACCAGACCTCCAAACTTGTGCATAGTTACAG AATTCATGTCTGGAGGGAGTGTATACGACTTTCTGCACAAGCAAAAGGGTGGTTTTAAGCTTCAAGGATTACTTAAAGTTTCAATTGATGTTTCAAAGGGAATGAACTTTTTGCATCACAACAATATAATTCACAGGGACTTAAAGAGTGCAAATCTTTTGATGGACGAAAAGGAA GTGGTTAAAGTGGGCGATTTTGGAGTGGCGAGAGTGAAGGCACAAACAGGTGTGATGACAGCTGAAACCGGAACATACCGGTGGATGGCCCCCGAG GTGATCGAGCATAAGCCATACGATCACAAAGCCGATGTGTTCAGTTTTGGAGTGGTAGTATGGGAATTACTTACAGGAAAG CTTCCGTACGAGTATCTCACCCCTTTACAAGCAGCTGTTGCGGTGGTACAAAGG GGTCTCCGGCCAACCATCCCGAGACATACAAATGAGAAGCTTGCTGAGCTGCTTGAGAGATGCTGGCAGCGAGATCCATCTCTAAGACCGGACTTCTCTGATATAACTCAAATCTTACTCACAATTTTTAAggag GTTGAAAAGGAAGGAGATGGACGAAAGGAGAAAGGTGGAGGATTCTTTTCTTCCCTGAGACGCGGCCATCACTAG
- the LOC121760726 gene encoding uncharacterized protein LOC121760726 produces MSKHEKWSVHDATQIFPDHENFANEQDGSNSKRTKTSESGEYTIPSNPETPTSRHSTSSRPIGGDKAKRKGKGKVTQSDSINAQCVADLHALRLAKDNENEIARARLQLEREKLDKPSMKMYQKLLLKLLEKEHLSPEDQDMKGVQASRVRKRYWEMQREIGAERLINDYFGPNPTYGPEMFRRGFRMHKSVFLRIVEAVTANDEYFQERRDAAGRQSLSSLQKCTGAMRVLAYGTSSDVVEEYLRMSSTATRDSLMHFVDGVISCFGATYLRRPTEQDMAKLLYVADQRGFPGMIGSIDCMHWQWKNCPNAWAGQYTGRNGKPMIILEAVASYDLWIWHAFFGTPGSCNDINVLHRSPVFDDVLKGRAPYVNYVVNGHQYNRAYYLTDGIYSAWATFV; encoded by the exons ATGAGTAAACATGAGAAGTGGAGTGTTCATGATGCAACACAGATATTTCCTGACCATGAAAATTTTGCTAATGAACAGGATGGTAGCAACTCAAAGAGGACAAAGACTTCTGAATCCGGCGAGTATACTATCCCTTCAAATCCGGAAACTCCCACATCTAGACATTCAACTAGTTCCCGACCTATAGGCGGAGACAAggcaaaaagaaaaggaaaaggcaAGGTAACACAATCTGATTCTATTAATGCACAATGCGTTGCAGATCTTCATGCACTTAGGCTAGCTAAAGATAATGAAAACGAAATAGCAAGGGCTCGACTGCAGCTAGAACGTGAAAAGCTGGATAAGCCCTCTATGAAGATGTACCAAAAATTGTTGCTTAAGTTGTTGGAGAAAGAGCACTTGTCCCCAGAAGATCAAGACATGAAAG GGGTCCAAGCTTCTAGAGTCAGAAAAAGGTATTGGGAAATGCAACGCGAGATTGGTGCTGAGCGTTTGATCAATGACTATTTTGGTCCCAACCCGACGTACGGACCAGAGATGTTTAGACGCGGATTTCGCATGCACAAATCCGTATTCCTTCGGATAGTAGAAGCTGTAACTGCTAACGATGAGTATTTTCAGGAGAGACGCGATGCTGCTGGGAGACAAAGTTTGTCCTCTTTACAGAAGTGTACAGGAGCTATGCGGGTGTTGGCGTATGGGACATCATCCGATGTCGTCGAGGAATATTTGCGGATGAGTTCAACGGCGACAAGAGATTCTCTAATGCATTTTGTTGATGGTGTTATTTCATGTTTTGGTGCCACATATCTTAGAAGACCTACTGAACAAGATATGGCTAAACTTCTATATGTAGCAGATCAACGTGGTTTCCCAGGCATGATAGGGAGTATagactgcatgcattggcagTGGAAAAATTGTCCTAACGCATGGGCTGGACAATATACAGGGAGAAATGGAAAACCAATGATCATTTTGGAAGCTGTGGCATCATACGACTTATGGATATGGCATGCATTCTTTGGGACTCCAGGTTCGTGCAATGATATTAATGTACTCCATCGGTCTCCTGTTTTTGATGATGTCTTAAAAGGTCGAGCACCATATGTTAATTACGTAGTGAATGGTCATCAATATAATAGGGCATATTATCTTACTGATGGCATATATTCTGCATGGGCTACATTTGTCTAG
- the LOC121760288 gene encoding acetylserotonin O-methyltransferase-like, whose translation MDVKSIKEAEKAQVDIWQYVFGFTPMAVVKCAIELQIADVLESHGGAMSLVDLSSAVACSPSALHRIMRYLIHRGFFKLQESTNQYAHTPLSRLLLKNEANSITSFVLLESSPVMLAPWHKLSSRASVDGGSAFEAAHGGDVWEYAAQNPAHSKLINDAMACHAGIAVSEIVQRYGEVFEGIGSLVDVGGGDGTALRRIVEACPWIRGINFDLPHVVSAAPPGQGVEHVGGDMFKQVPMADAAFIMWVLHDWSDEECVEILRRCREAVPEEKGKVIIAEAVIVEGEEDKYSDVRLALDMVMMAHTDKGKERTIEEWDFVIKAAGFRSYTVKHISSIISVIDAHP comes from the exons ATGGATGTTAAATCAATCAAAGAAGCAGAGAAGGCGCAGGTGGATATATGGCAGTACGTATTCGGCTTCACTCCAATGGCGGTTGTCAAATGCGCAATCGAGCTCCAAATAGCCGACGTCTTGGAGAGCCACGGCGGCGCCATGTCGCTGGTCGATCTCTCCTCCGCCGTGGCCTGCTCTCCCTCCGCGCTCCACCGCATCATGAGGTACTTGATCCACCGCGGTTTCTTCAAGCTGCAGGAATCCACAAACCAATACGCCCACACTCCTCTCTCTCGCTTGCTTTTGAAAAATGAAGCGAATAGCATCACTTCGTTTGTGTTGCTGGAGAGCAGCCCCGTGATGCTGGCTCCGTGGCACAAGCTGAGCTCGCGCGCCTCCGTCGATGGAGGCTCGGCCTTTGAGGCCGCGCATGGAGGGGATGTGTGGGAGTACGCGGCCCAAAACCCGGCCCACAGCAAGCTCATCAACGATGCTATGGCCTGCCACGCTGGAATCGCTGTTTCCGAGATTGTGCAGCGTTACGGAGAGGTGTTCGAAGGGATTGGCAGCTTGGTGGATGTTGGCGGCGGGGATGGAACTGCACTCCGCCGTATCGTGGAGGCGTGTCCGTGGATCCGCGGGATTAACTTCGATCTCCCCCACGTTGTCTCGGCCGCACCACCAGGACAAGGTGTGGAGCATGTTGGTGGGGACATGTTTAAACAAGTCCCCATGGCAGATGCTGCTTTTATCATG TGGGTGTTGCATGATTGGAGCGATGAGGAATGTGTGGAGATACTGAGGAGATGCCGAGAGGCGGTCCCAGAGGAGAAGGGGAAGGTGATAATTGCGGAGGCGGTTATAGTCGAGGGAGAAGAGGACAAGTACAGCGATGTTAGGCTGGCGCTGGACATGGTGATGATGGCCCACACCGATAAAGGGAAAGAGAGGACTATAGAAGAATGGGATTTTGTGATAAAAGCAGCTGGTTTCAGGAGCTATACCGTCAAACATATTTCCTCCATTATCTCTGTCATCGACGCCCATCCATGA
- the LOC121761845 gene encoding probable glycosyltransferase At3g07620: MAAAAAILPIFLALLLLPPSTAAPSPYLSPTTLLHNYQNMLTTFKVFICTPYTPFEFPDVPASLFYNSLLRSPFLTHNPEEAHLFFVPFSPDISTRSMARVVRELRTDFPYWNRTLGADHFFLSPAGIDYSSDRNILELKKNSIQISVFPVVSGYFIPHKDITLPPSVRSPLDLFHGAENSTKASILGYLRWDGETELNLVTELKLDSDFVIEEKSKQLESSRSFRESKFCLFLYHGEVDGIVEAMASGCVPVVIVNRPIQDLPLMDVLKWSDLALVVAVPHSGAKRLKQILSEVSEEKIAEMREMIVAASKHLVWNEEAQAMDAFNMLMYQLWLRRHAIRYARR; this comes from the coding sequence atggcagcggcggcagcaatACTCCCCATCTTCCTCGCCCTTCTCCTCCTTCCACCTTCCACCGCCGCACCTTCCCCCTACCTCTCCCCAACGACACTTCTCCACAACTACCAAAACATGCTAACAACTTTCAAAGTTTTCATCTGCACCCCTTACACCCCTTTCGAATTCCCAGACGTCCCCGCCTCTCTCTTCTACAATTCCCTCCTCCGCAGCCCCTTCCTCACCCACAACCCCGAAGAGGCGCACCTCTTCTTCGTCCCCTTCTCCCCCGACATCTCCACGCGCTCTATGGCGCGTGTCGTCAGAGAGCTCCGCACCGACTTTCCCTACTGGAACCGAACCCTAGGCGCCGATCATTTCTTCCTCTCCCCCGCCGGAATTGACTACTCTTCCGACCGCAACATTCTCGAGCTCAAGAAGAATTCCATCCAAATTTCCGTTTTCCCCGTCGTCTCCGGCTACTTCATCCCGCACAAGGACATCACCCTGCCTCCTTCCGTCCGATCGCCGCTCGACCTCTTCCACGGCGCGGAGAATTCCACTAAGGCTTCGATTTTAGGCTACTTGCGATGGGACGGGGAGACGGAGTTGAATTTGGTCACCGAGTTGAAATTGGATTCCGATTTTGTGATCGAGGAGAAAAGCAAGCAATTGGAGTCCTCTCGGAGCTTCAGAGAGAGTAAATTCTGTTTATTTCTGTATCACGGGGAGGTGGACGGGATAGTGGAGGCGATGGCGTCCGGCTGCGTGCCGGTGGTGATCGTGAACCGTCCGATTCAGGACTTGCCGTTGATGGATGTTTTGAAATGGTCTGATCTCGCTCTAGTGGTGGCAGTGCCGCACAGCGGCGCTAAACGGCTGAAGCAGATTTTATCGGAGGTAAGCGAGGAGAAGATTGcggagatgagagaaatgattGTGGCTGCGAGCAAGCATTTGGTGTGGAACGAGGAGGCGCAGGCGATGGATGCTTTCAACATGTTGATGTATCAGCTGTGGCTGAGACGCCATGCGATTAGGTATGCGCGGAGATGA
- the LOC121760727 gene encoding GDSL esterase/lipase At5g41890-like, with translation MASTVLMNSLKMSPPPFLYLLTLGSGFQKKLCKGVNFASGGAGLLDITNINNAVPLSEQINQFTTVRNNLTAMKGENATEVMLNKSLFFISVGSNDIFGYLNRSDTTPPGTFITMMLSAYSQHITTLYQLGARKFGIISIPPIGCCVFSRLIQLNFTGTNGCFPPMNDIAQAFHVALDGLLLNLSSQLPGRKELIQYDS, from the exons ATGGCTTCAACAGTGCTGATGAACTCG TTGAAGATGAGCCCACCTCCATTTCTGTATCTTCTTACGCTTGGATCTGGATTCCAGAAGAAACTCTGCAAAGGCGTAAACTTTGCCTCTGGGGGTGCTGGACTCCTAGACATAACAAATATTAACAAT GCAGTGCCCTTATCGGAACAGATCAATCAGTTCACTACAGTGCGCAATAATCTCACTGCCATGAAAGGCGAAAATGCGACTGAAGTAATGCTCAATAAGTCTTTGTTCTTCATCAGTGTCGGGAGCAATGACATTTTTGGTTATTTAAACAGAAGTGATACGACACCTCCAGGCACCTTCATCACCATGATGCTATCAGCATATTCCCAACACATCACT ACGTTGTACCAACTTGGAGCAAGAAAATTCGGAATCATAAGCATTCCACCAATAGGTTGTTGTGTGTTTTCAAGACTAATTCAATTGAACTTCACTGGCACCAACGGCTGCTTCCCTCCCATGAATGATATTGCTCAGGCGTTCCATGTAGCCCTCGACGGCCTTTTACTCAACCTCAGCTCACAGCTTCCGGGAAGGAAAGAACTCATTCAATATGACTCTTGA